In one window of Denticeps clupeoides chromosome 2, fDenClu1.1, whole genome shotgun sequence DNA:
- the kiaa1217 gene encoding sickle tail protein homolog isoform X9, whose amino-acid sequence MSEYDALTSPFTRGSRSRASLPVVRSANQTKDRSLGVLLLQYGDDIKQIRMPNEITGLDTVKALFVSAFPQQLSMKMLESPGMAIYIRDDMRNIYYELTDVRNITDHSCLKVYNKDPAHAFRPNNGDIRIHRELMYSGRDGPHPLRQPTVAAHPPHMMQIPISPPTPHHNMPASPSRIPFAGLRPGSALGNSTMPRERMSHTVSAPVATAVRSASPCPSAILERRDVKPDEDLVSKGGPAMREGLYAEPHHLIHHGPPPTPDQLDHVFHTHHSGTLRSYNTEPVAVDHPSLYRQKSRKYTDSQLPTLGSKTPPSSPHRMVPTEIRMIDPHPTQSQSPIVLMDRASPIRQSLRKEGAAIGMETMAKTRSSVPSPAISDFQGHAGHDPEARERMTVMEKQIASLTGLVQHALLKGSNSNGTKESSSDRQMKNGSPVHSSNSAGASSDFPLNGSPASTTPVSSGPRQVNLVYFQKNISDLRLQLQQMRQLQLQNQECMHEQLKRAEQEITARLKELLKQPEEPLQRQRELVDEDRHKYLTMEERVLTQLGDLECYVENLRSAGQRSVGLKEVEDGAVSLRKVGEGLAGLKAEFPSLQGRMRAVLRVEVEAVKFLKEEPHKLDSMLKRVKMLTDTLSTLRRCATDGLQKPLEPVTVWNKDCSAPPKELQDPSSFAAPIVTDPQGSSVRSEVVNLTNMVIHRAQSSPVPTQQSQHSAVPNTVALPQDSNLDPIPSKNHPPQTGSPVKRKKATPSNLEPMPLQSHSTASNRIPSKGATNPSLFIEEIQSSQGIIKSRALSIEAAEKEWEEKRLNMAQYDGKEFEKILQQAEANILRGISNLVVTSGVDGSLAPPAVPENVTEKPDTAVVSIAKENPLSDLSTEKTEKLSRPATAEVEKSATPSLEKKNRVSTQDGTPKLIMEKISKSPPPPPPRKNSSSSTGLTTTRSGEVVFTGRKDSVSTQEGEDTPASPQTKTETPPEVKNKPSTPPPSKVASPITEEEDEGEKIMAELQVFQKCPNQGTGLKGAVEHTRVEPQVREIRPGVIPPLREKKQNSEHREDQNTDIDENGNNTRHQSPGVIYYVTGQISKDTTGLEEPIEFRGQSLCPPTQVSHVNASDQSQRHQQVVTDGHTSIPDSNGLVRPQGPSMRPQKSLSLLVSQKASFTSPMEEPTSPTQGTLHTVKAAPLQVSIEEKVEVPLVRHVSASSPVEEVLLIHSEENSGFKSAGELQVQVRKYDKEEECDEGAGLSPDLPGEEAPPPPDNIAFMITNSKVQPLSTGEYQNLVNAKKGNVQTVTVGKRDSTASVSTADTERNNNKKPVIIIFDEPMDIRSAYKRLSTIFECEEDLERMLSEERIEEESEEYEEEEENCEGLQVKHRPPWGKVYDGKCPEGVISSSVSEDQNCNMRKSSSSSCSSLSEGSVDAKQDFKKKFKFKFPKKQLAALTQALRSGNKSGKKTLQVVVYEDEEEYDGTIRQQKEAKRFEIVRSAPSAPTSSENLKPSSASSADPYCRTDEIRKSTYKTLDSLEQTIKQLETTINEMGPQASEEKSKPPELPKSEGFQTTEMTEQSKPPPTSLSKILGHRSQPSKGPNLKKKPKPQLLPRPATIPSAGVSVTPVPTQKNPTAVSPTSRMPVPASVKARQQTGASDRTSKQQKLQDSQRQLRQANGSAKRSAGDHKTTSPPVSASKIPAFSSSSGKGLSQSAPNSDATNSINSSLHPLSSSSSLPPPHKSSIPSPRPAPNSSSHIPSLSNGALKLAPPTHNTKGLSFSTQTQNGRPSFSSSSNSPSSSSHSSLSPTLLGQGMKSIRTIHTPSFTTSYNRTQNGNSSKSAIPTITSVKDTA is encoded by the exons ATGTCTGAGTATGATGCACTCACATCCCCCTTTACCAGGGGCAGCCGGTCCCGAGCGAGCCTGCCGGTGGTCCGATCCGCCAACCAGACCAAGGACCGGTCCCTAG GTGTACTGCTCCTGCAGTACGGGGATGACATCAAGCAGATCCGCATGCCAAATGAGATCACAGGTCTGGACACAGTCAAGGCTCTGTTTGTCAGTGCTTTCCCCCAGCAGCTCAGCATGAAGATGCTTGAGTCACCTGGTATGGCCATCTATATCAGGGATGACATGAGGAACATCTACTACGAGCTCACAGATGTCAG GAACATCACAGACCACTCCTGCCTGAAGGTGTACAACAAAGACCCTGCCCATGCCTTCCGGCCCAATAACGGAGACATCAGG ATCCACAGAGAACTGATGTACTCTGGCCGGGACGGCCCCCACCCACTGCGTCAACCAACTGTGGCCGCGCACCCTCCTCACATGATGCAGATTCCCATCTCTCCCCCAACCCCTCACCACAACATGCCCGCTTCACCCTCCAGAATCCCTTTCGCCGGGCTTCGTCCTGGCAGTGCACTTGGCAACTCCACCATGCCCCGTGAGCGGATGTCACACACTGTCTCTGCCCCTGTGGCAACTGCAGTCCGCTCCGCCTCCCCCTGTCCGAGCGCCATCCTTGAGCGGCGGGACGTTAAACCAGATGAGGACTTGGTCTCTAAAGGTGGTCCAGCCATGAGAGAGGGCTTATATGCAGAACCACATCATCTGATCCATCACGGCCCACCACCCACACCCGACCAGCTGGATCACGTGTTCCACACCCATCACAGCGGCACTCTCCGTTCATATAACACAGAGCCGGTTGCTGTCGATCACCCATCCCTCTACCGACAGAAATCCAGGAAGTACACTGACAGCCAGCTGCCCACACTGGGATCGAAAACCCCTCCTTCCTCACCACATAGGATGGTGCCCACTGAGATACGGATGAttgacccccaccccacccagtcCCAGAGCCCTATAGTGCTGATGGACAGAGCCTCGCCCATACGGCAGTCACTCAGGAAGGAGGGTGCTGCTATTGGCATGGAAACCATGGCAAAGACACGCAGCAGTGTGCCGTCTCCGGCCATATCTGACTTTCAGGGTCATGCTGGACATGACCCGGAGGCGCG AGAGAGAATGACCGTTATGGAGAAGCAAATAGCCAGTCTAACTGGCCTTGTTCAGCATGCACTTTTAAAGGGGTCTAACTCTAATGGCACCAAGGAATCATCCAG tgaCAGGCAAATGAAGAATGGCTCCCCTGTTCACAGCTCAAACAGTGCAG GAGCTTCCTCTGATTTTCCTCTGAATGGCAGCCCTGCATCAACCACACCTGTCAGCTCTGGTCCTAGACAGGTTAACCTTGTCTACTTCCAGAAGAACATCTCAGACCTCCGGCTCCAGCTGCAGCAGATGAGACAACTACAG ctacagAATCAGGAATGCATGCATGAGCAGCTGAAACGGGCAGAGCAGGAGATCACTGCCCGGCTGAAGGAGCTTCTGAAGCAACCCGAGGAGCCtctacagagacagagagagctgGTGGATGAGGACAGACACAAATACCTCACCATGGAGGAGAGGGTCCTCACACAGCTAGg GGATCTGGAATGCTACGTGGAGAATCTGAGGAGTGCCGGGCAGAGGTCAGTTGGTCTCAAAGAGGTGGAGGACGGAGCGGTGAGCCTACGGAAGGTTGGAGAGGGGCTGGCTGGACTCAAAG CGGAGTTCCCATCGCTGCAGGGACGGATGCGGGCAGTGTTGAGGGTAGAAGTGGAGGCAGTAAAATTTCTGAAGGAGGAGCCACACAAGCTGGACAGCATGCTGAAGAGAGTGAAGATGCTCACAGACACACTGAGTACTCTCAGGAG GTGTGCCACAGATGGCCTGCAGAAACCTTTAGAACCTGTTACCGTGTGGAACAAGGACTGTAGTGCCCCTCCAAAAGAGCTGCAGGATCCTTCATCATTTGCAGCACCCATCGTGACTGATCCTCAGGGTTCCTCTGTGAGGTCAGAGGTTGTGAACTTAACTAACATGGTCATTCACCGTGCCCAGAGCTCACCGGTGCCAACACAGCAATCTCAGCATTCTGCTGTACCTAACACAGTAGCCCTTCCACAAGACAGCAACTTAGACCCCATTCCTAGCAAGAACCATCCGCCCCAGACAGGCAGTCCAGTGAAGCGCAAGAAAGCTACTCCCTCAAACCTCGAACCGATGCCACTACAGAGCCACAGCACTGCAAGTAACAGGATACCTAGCAAAGGAGCTACCAATCCAAGCCTGTTTATTGAAGAGATCCAGAGCTCCCAAGGCATAATCAAGAGCAGAGCCCTGAGTATAGAG gCTGCAGAGAAAGAATGGGAGGAGAAACGCTTGAACATGGCTCAGTATGATGGGAAGGAGTTTGAGAAAATCCTCCAGCAGGCTGAAGCCAACATACTAAGAGGCATCTCCAACCTGGTGGTGACCAGTGGAGTGGATGGTTCACTTGCACCCCCTGCTGTCCCAGAGAATGTAACAGAGAAACCAGACACTGCAGTGGTCAGCATTGCAAAAG AAAACCCACTATCAGACTTAAGTACGGAGAAGACCGAGAAGCTGTCCAGACCAGCTACAGCAGAAGTGGAGAAATCAGCCACACCCAGTCTggagaaaaagaacagagtCAGCACTCAGGATGGAACACCAAAGCTGATCATGGAGAAAATCAGCAAGTCCCCTCCTCCGCCTCCACCACGCAAAAATTCCTCCTCCAGCACTGGTCTCACTACCACACGCTCAGGAGAAGTGGTCTTCACCGGGAGAAAGGACTCTGTCTCCACACAG GAGGGAGAGGATACCCCTGCATCTCCTCAGACTAAAACAGAGACTCCCCCAGAGGTTAAGAACAAGCCTTCCACCCCTCCTCCTTCAAAAGTTGCTTCACCCATAAccgaggaggaagatgaaggtgaAAAGATCATGGCAGAGCTACAG GTTTTCCAGAAGTGCCCCAATCAGGGCACTGGACTCAAGGGTGCTGTAGAGCACACTCGAGTTGAGCCTCAGGTCAGGGAGATAAGGCCAGGTGTCATACCACCCCTCAGAGAGAAAAAG CAGAATTCTGAGCATCGAGAAGACCAGAACACTGACATAGATGAGAATGGAAACAACACTCGCCATCAGAGTCCTGGG GTCATCTACTATGTCACGGGGCAAATCTCCAAGGATACAACTGGACTGGAGGAGCCAATCGAGTTCAGAGGCCAAAGTCTTTGCCCTCCCACACAGGTGTCACATGTCAATGCTTCTGACCAATCCCAAAGACATCAGCAGGTTGTGACTGATGGCCACACCAGTATTCCTGATAGTAATGGTCTAGTAAGACCCCAAGGGCCCAGCATGCGTCCCCAGAAATCACTGTCCCTCTTGGTTTCACAGAAGGCAAGTTTTACCTCCCCAATGGAGGAGCCTACCAGTCCCACCCAAGGGACACTTCATACAGTCAAAGCTGCTCCTCTGCAGGTCAGCATAGAAGAGAAGGTAGAGGTCCCTCTGGTGCGCCATGTGTCAGCTTCCTCGCCAGTAGAGGAGGTTTTGCTAATCCATTCAGAAGAGAATTCGGGATTCAAATCAGCAGGTGAGCTGCAAGTGCAGGTGCGAAAGTATGACAAAGAAGAAGAGTGTGATGAAGGGGCAGGTCTGAGTCCTGATCTTCCAGGGGAGGaagccccaccccctcctgATAACATTGCCTTCATGATCACCAACAGCAAAGTCCAGCCTCTCTCCACTGGTGAATACCAGAACCTTGTTAATGCCAAGAAGGGAAATGTACAGACAGTCACTGTAGGTAAAAGGGACAGCACAGCCTCTGTGTCAACAGCAGATACTGAGCGCAACAATAATAAGAAGCCAGTTATCATCATCTTTGATGAACCCATGGACATTCGTTCTGCATACAAGCGCCTCTCCACTATTTTTGAGTGTGAGGAGGACCTGGAGCGAATGCTGTCAGAAGAGCGGATCGAGGAGGAAAGTGAGGAgtatgaggaagaagaggaaaacTGTGAAGGATTGCAGGTAAAACACAGACCTCCATGGGGAAAGGTGTATGATGGAAAATGCCCAGAGGGGGTGATCTCTTCTTCAGTCAGTGAAGATCAGAATTGCAACATGCGCAAATCGTCGTCTTCATCATGCTCATCCTTGTCAGAGGGCTCTGTGGATGCTAAACAGGATTTCAAGAAGAAATTTAAGTTTAAATTCCCCAAGAAGCAGCTAGCAGCTCTGACCCAGGCCCTCCGGTCAGGAAACAAGTCTGGAAAGAAGACTTTGCAAGTTGTGGTctatgaggatgaggaagagtaTGATGGGACTATCAGGCAGCAGAAGGAGGCCAAGCGTTTTGAGATAGTCAGGTCAGCACCATCAGCACCTACCTCATCTGAGAACTTGAAACCAAGTAGTGCCTCTTCTGCAGACCCTTATTGTCGGACAGATGAGATTCGTAAAAGCACCTACAAGACTCTGGACAGCCTGGAGCAGACCATCAAACAGCTGGAAACCACCATTAATGAAATGGGCcctcaggcatctgaggagAAGTCCAAACCCCCTGAGTTGCCCAAGTCGGAAGGCTTCCAAACTACTGAAATGACGGAGCAGAGCAAGCCACCACCTACTTCCTTGTCCAAAATTCTTGGGCACAGGTCTCAGCCAAGCAAGGGACCCAACCTCAAGAAGAAACCCAAGCCACAGCTCCTGCCTCGACCTGCAACCATACCTTCAGCTGGGGtctctgtcacaccagtccCTACCCAAAAG AACCCAACAGCAGTATCGCCCACTAGTCGGATGCCAGTGCCTGCGTCTGTGAAGGCCAGACAGCAGACGGGCGCATCAGACAGGACATCCAAACAGCAAAAACTGCAGGACTCTCAGAGGCAGTTACGCCAG GCTAATGGAAGTGCTAAAAGATCTGCTGGAGATCACAAAACCACTTCCCCTCCTGTGTCTGCCTCTAAAATCCCAGCTTTTTCCTCTAGCTCAGGAAAAGGCCTGTCCCAATCTGCACCTAACTCAGATGCCACTAATTCCATTAACTCTTCATTGCATCCTttatcctcctcttcctcgctccCTCCCCCTCACAAATCCTCTATCCCCAGCCCTCGTCCTGCCCCTAACTCCTCCTCTCACATTCCATCTCTGTCTAACGGAGCTTTGAAACTAGCCCCGCCCACTCACAACACTAAAGGCCTCTCCTTCTCTACACAGACGCAAAACGGTCGCccctccttctcttcctcctccaactccccctcctcttcctcccactCCTCTTTGTCACCCACTTTATTGGGTCAGGGCATGAAGAGCATCCGCACCATACACACCCCAAGCTTCACCACCAGCTACAACCGGACACAAAATGGGAACAGCAGCAAAAGTGCCATCCCCACCATTACATCAGTCAAGGACACGGCCTAG